In a genomic window of Curtobacterium flaccumfaciens pv. betae:
- a CDS encoding HpcH/HpaI aldolase/citrate lyase family protein produces the protein MAIDDRTTPSAPTPNRRRSVPAEISRSWLLVSGTATDRFDKSQRSRADQIILDIEDAVDPAAKPSARQGVAAWLAGGGEAWVRINDVTTDFWADDVEELRGLPGLQGVMLAKTESPAQVTDTWHRLGGQTPVIALVESALGIEESVSIAKAQGAFRLAFGSGDYRRDTGTSADTLAMAYPRSKLVVASRVGDLPGPIDGPTVGSSHPILREQSQVAVSLGLTGKLCLDTEQLPVINEVISPTPTDVAWAQDFLDDFEARGRVIRDGSDLPRLGRAQKIQRLAQAFGVEAR, from the coding sequence ACTCCGTCCGCCCCCACGCCGAACCGGCGTCGATCGGTCCCCGCCGAGATCTCACGGTCGTGGCTGCTGGTCTCCGGCACCGCCACCGACCGGTTCGACAAGTCCCAGCGCTCCCGCGCCGACCAGATCATCCTGGACATCGAGGACGCCGTCGACCCCGCCGCGAAGCCCTCGGCCCGGCAGGGCGTCGCCGCCTGGCTCGCCGGCGGCGGCGAGGCCTGGGTGCGCATCAACGACGTCACCACGGACTTCTGGGCGGACGACGTCGAGGAGCTCCGCGGCCTGCCCGGGCTGCAGGGCGTCATGCTCGCCAAGACCGAGTCCCCCGCGCAGGTCACCGACACCTGGCACCGGCTCGGCGGCCAGACGCCGGTGATCGCCCTGGTCGAGTCGGCCCTGGGCATCGAGGAGTCCGTGTCGATCGCCAAGGCGCAGGGCGCGTTCCGCCTGGCCTTCGGTTCCGGCGACTACCGCCGTGACACCGGGACCAGCGCCGACACGCTCGCGATGGCGTACCCGCGGTCGAAGCTGGTCGTCGCCTCGCGCGTCGGCGACCTGCCGGGTCCGATCGACGGCCCCACGGTCGGGTCGTCGCACCCGATCCTCCGCGAGCAGTCGCAGGTGGCCGTGTCGCTCGGCCTCACCGGCAAGCTGTGCCTGGACACCGAGCAGCTCCCCGTCATCAACGAGGTCATCTCCCCCACGCCGACCGACGTCGCCTGGGCGCAGGACTTCCTCGACGACTTCGAGGCCCGCGGCCGGGTCATCCGCGACGGTTCCGACCTGCCGCGGCTCGGTCGGGCGCAGAAGATCCAGCGGCTCGCACAGGCGTTCGGGGTCGAGGCGCGGTAG
- a CDS encoding DUF6264 family protein, translated as MTWSNVPGPPPQSSSGPTDAQRAAWERGGTTLFPPAKLADRISTVLLLVFGAVMTAITAVVGIVAIASATAECDASAGCTPGGYFGGAAIAVGGAFVIGVATIVLSIGAWIRRKPSWWIAAIGFVLAIVVITWGGVVFVNAVDSGSGSSSVSASA; from the coding sequence ATGACCTGGTCCAACGTCCCCGGCCCTCCGCCGCAGTCCTCCTCCGGCCCCACGGACGCGCAGCGCGCGGCGTGGGAGCGCGGTGGCACCACGCTGTTCCCGCCGGCGAAGCTCGCCGACCGGATCTCGACGGTGCTGCTCCTGGTGTTCGGTGCCGTCATGACCGCGATCACGGCGGTCGTCGGCATCGTCGCGATCGCCTCGGCCACGGCTGAGTGCGACGCCTCGGCCGGGTGCACACCCGGTGGGTACTTCGGTGGCGCGGCCATCGCGGTCGGTGGCGCCTTCGTCATCGGGGTCGCCACGATCGTGCTGTCGATCGGCGCGTGGATCCGACGGAAGCCGTCGTGGTGGATCGCGGCGATCGGCTTCGTGCTCGCGATCGTCGTCATCACCTGGGGCGGGGTCGTCTTCGTGAACGCCGTCGACAGCGGGTCCGGATCGTCGTCGGTGTCCGCCAGCGCGTGA
- a CDS encoding FAD-dependent oxidoreductase, with the protein MVTVSRTTVAVVGGGPAGVVLGLLLARAGIDVRVLEQHDDFNRDFRGDTVHASTIRLLDELGLGAPFRALPQSRLDDFSLPMPDGSRLLLGDFSRLAPPYDHVAMVPQWDLLDLLVTAARREPSFRISMGLAATGLIEENGAVTGVHLRPRDGAGEPEELRADVVIACDGRNSVLRRAAGLVPRAFRVPFDTWWFRLPRHPGDAASALTPAFSDRDVLLSFPWPDYHQVAYFAPKGSDAALRAAGVAAFRARVARLRPDFADRVDAIASMDDVHVLDVRMDRLRRWWRPGLLCIGDAAHAMSPAGGVGINLAVQDAVATATILVPALRRGLRGGGLARALAAVQRRRTPPAALVQAAQAVLHRVVFERAFAGHLQDGPPLLPVLLARWVPPVRGLYARGIAFGPLPEHAPEWARR; encoded by the coding sequence ATGGTGACGGTGTCGCGGACGACGGTCGCGGTGGTCGGTGGCGGCCCCGCAGGGGTCGTCCTCGGGCTGCTGCTCGCTCGCGCCGGCATCGACGTGCGCGTGCTCGAGCAGCACGACGACTTCAACCGGGACTTCCGGGGCGACACGGTGCACGCCTCGACCATCCGGCTGCTCGACGAACTCGGACTCGGTGCACCGTTCCGGGCGTTGCCGCAGTCACGCCTCGACGACTTCTCGCTGCCGATGCCCGACGGCTCGCGGCTGCTGCTCGGTGACTTCTCGCGTCTCGCGCCCCCGTACGACCACGTGGCGATGGTGCCGCAGTGGGACCTGCTCGACCTGCTCGTGACCGCCGCCCGTCGGGAACCGTCGTTCCGCATCTCGATGGGCCTCGCGGCGACCGGACTCATCGAGGAGAACGGGGCCGTGACCGGGGTCCACCTGCGGCCGAGGGACGGGGCCGGCGAACCCGAGGAACTCCGCGCCGACGTCGTGATCGCCTGCGACGGGCGGAACTCGGTGCTGCGTCGCGCCGCCGGGCTCGTGCCACGGGCGTTCCGGGTGCCGTTCGACACCTGGTGGTTCCGGTTGCCCCGGCACCCCGGGGACGCGGCGAGCGCCCTCACCCCCGCGTTCTCGGACCGGGACGTGCTGCTGAGCTTCCCGTGGCCGGACTACCACCAGGTCGCGTACTTCGCGCCGAAGGGCTCGGACGCGGCCCTGCGCGCTGCAGGGGTGGCTGCCTTCCGTGCCCGGGTGGCGCGGCTCCGACCGGACTTCGCGGACCGGGTCGACGCGATCGCCTCGATGGACGACGTGCACGTGCTCGACGTCCGCATGGACCGCCTGCGCCGGTGGTGGCGGCCGGGGCTGCTCTGCATCGGGGACGCCGCACACGCGATGTCCCCCGCCGGCGGGGTCGGCATCAACCTCGCGGTGCAGGACGCGGTGGCGACGGCGACGATCCTGGTGCCGGCACTCCGACGGGGGCTCCGCGGTGGCGGCCTCGCCCGGGCGCTCGCAGCCGTCCAGCGTCGTCGGACCCCGCCCGCAGCCCTGGTGCAGGCCGCGCAGGCCGTGCTGCACCGGGTCGTGTTCGAGCGAGCCTTCGCCGGCCACCTGCAGGACGGTCCGCCGCTGCTCCCGGTGCTGCTCGCGCGCTGGGTCCCGCCGGTCCGGGGCCTCTACGCCCGCGGCATCGCGTTCGGTCCGCTGCCTGAGCACGCGCCGGAATGGGCGCGTCGGTGA
- a CDS encoding aldo/keto reductase: MKQRVIGDVSVSAIGLGGMPMSIEGRPDERQSIATIHAALENGVTLIDTADAYHLGGHDEVGHNEELIARAVREFHDDTSDVLIATKGGHLRPEAGNWAQNGHPEYLKEAAKASANRLGVEQIGLYQFHRPDPAVPDADSIGALAELLDEGVIRMAGISNADPDQIRTANEVLGGRLASVQNQYSPKFRSSEPELELCDELGIAFLPWSPLGGIGSAADLGTAFEDFAYIARDRGVTPQVIALAWELQKSDVVVPIPGASRPQSILNSITAPTVRLRPEDVARLDASQPAAV, from the coding sequence ATGAAGCAACGAGTCATCGGAGACGTGTCCGTCAGTGCCATCGGTCTGGGCGGGATGCCCATGTCGATCGAGGGCCGGCCGGACGAGCGTCAGTCCATCGCCACGATCCACGCAGCGCTCGAGAACGGTGTCACGCTCATCGACACCGCCGACGCGTACCACCTGGGCGGCCACGACGAGGTGGGGCACAACGAGGAGCTCATCGCGCGGGCCGTCCGGGAGTTCCACGACGACACCTCGGACGTGCTCATCGCGACGAAGGGCGGACACCTGCGCCCCGAGGCCGGCAACTGGGCGCAGAACGGGCACCCGGAGTACCTGAAGGAGGCGGCGAAGGCCTCGGCGAATCGGCTCGGCGTCGAGCAGATCGGCCTGTACCAGTTCCACCGCCCCGACCCGGCCGTGCCGGACGCCGACTCGATCGGGGCGCTCGCCGAGCTGCTCGACGAGGGCGTCATCCGGATGGCGGGCATCTCGAACGCCGACCCGGACCAGATCCGCACCGCGAACGAGGTGCTCGGCGGACGCCTGGCGTCGGTGCAGAACCAGTACTCGCCGAAGTTCCGGTCGAGTGAGCCGGAGCTCGAACTGTGCGACGAGCTCGGCATCGCGTTCCTGCCGTGGAGCCCCCTCGGTGGCATCGGGAGCGCGGCGGACCTCGGGACGGCGTTCGAGGACTTCGCGTACATCGCCCGCGACCGTGGGGTCACCCCGCAGGTCATCGCGCTGGCGTGGGAGCTGCAGAAGAGCGACGTCGTCGTGCCGATCCCCGGTGCGTCGCGGCCGCAGTCGATCCTGAACTCGATCACGGCGCCGACCGTGCGGCTCCGGCCGGAGGACGTCGCACGCCTCGACGCCTCGCAGCCCGCGGCCGTCTGA
- a CDS encoding NAD(P)H-quinone oxidoreductase, protein MRAITFDDASMSVTDLPDPEPGTDEVLIEVAAAGVNNADLQQRAGNYPPPPGASEILGLEVSGTVRAVGAGVTTVAVGDRVCALLSGGGYAALVVAPVTQVLPVPEGVDLVEAAGLPEAACTVYSNIGMLAGLRPGQTLLVHGGTGGMGSHAVLWAKALGATVIATSGGDRKVAASRDLGADLVIDHRTEDFVERVMAFTDGVGVDVVLDVVGPSYLERNLQALAPNGHVAVIASGSGRTAELDFGVLMRKRATISGTTLRARPLAEKAAIVEAVRYNVWPLVADGRVRPVIDSVLPLAEVEEAHRRVRDGEVIGKVLLTP, encoded by the coding sequence ATGCGAGCCATCACGTTCGACGACGCTTCCATGTCCGTCACCGACCTGCCCGACCCCGAACCCGGCACGGACGAGGTCCTGATCGAGGTCGCCGCGGCCGGCGTCAACAACGCCGACCTGCAGCAGCGCGCCGGGAACTACCCGCCGCCGCCCGGGGCGTCGGAGATCCTCGGGCTCGAGGTCTCCGGCACCGTGCGGGCCGTCGGCGCGGGCGTCACGACCGTGGCGGTGGGCGACCGGGTGTGCGCGTTGCTCTCCGGCGGCGGGTACGCGGCACTCGTGGTCGCGCCGGTCACCCAGGTGCTGCCGGTCCCCGAGGGCGTCGACCTGGTCGAGGCAGCCGGACTGCCCGAAGCCGCGTGCACGGTCTATTCCAACATCGGCATGCTCGCCGGACTCCGCCCCGGGCAGACGCTCCTGGTGCACGGGGGTACGGGCGGCATGGGGTCGCACGCGGTGCTGTGGGCGAAGGCCCTCGGGGCGACGGTGATCGCGACGAGCGGCGGCGACCGCAAGGTCGCCGCGTCCCGGGACCTCGGCGCCGACCTGGTCATCGACCACCGCACGGAGGACTTCGTGGAACGCGTCATGGCGTTCACCGACGGTGTCGGCGTCGACGTCGTGCTCGACGTCGTCGGACCGTCCTACCTGGAGCGGAACCTGCAGGCCCTCGCCCCGAACGGGCACGTCGCGGTCATCGCCTCGGGCAGCGGCCGCACCGCCGAGCTCGACTTCGGGGTGCTGATGCGGAAGCGCGCGACGATCAGCGGCACGACCCTGCGCGCACGGCCGCTCGCCGAGAAGGCCGCCATCGTCGAGGCGGTCCGCTACAACGTCTGGCCGCTGGTCGCCGACGGCCGGGTGCGCCCGGTCATCGACTCGGTGCTGCCCCTGGCCGAGGTCGAGGAGGCCCACCGCCGCGTGCGCGACGGCGAGGTGATCGGCAAGGTGCTGCTGACGCCCTAG
- a CDS encoding amino acid ABC transporter ATP-binding protein, with protein MSEAGLEARGASGTDAAVLELRGLRKAFGEHEVLRGIDLTVHRHQVICVIGASGSGKSTLLKTVNLLEGIDDGEILLQGTDIADPRIDVDATRARIGVVFQQFNLFPHMTVLDNVTLASRQVHGVGKAQAEETARRLLDRIGLADFADAYPDRLSGGQQQRVAIVRAIASDPELLLLDEVTSALDPQLVGEVLDLVTELKRQGSTILMTTHEMHFARNVADRIVFLHRGEVVEQGSPADVLDHPQHPALVEFLARVHA; from the coding sequence ATGAGCGAGGCCGGCCTGGAGGCCCGTGGTGCGTCCGGTACGGACGCCGCGGTCCTCGAACTGCGCGGGTTGCGCAAGGCCTTCGGCGAGCACGAGGTCCTGCGCGGGATCGACCTGACGGTCCACCGCCACCAGGTCATCTGCGTCATCGGGGCCTCGGGCTCCGGCAAGTCGACGCTGCTCAAGACGGTCAACCTGCTCGAGGGCATCGACGACGGCGAGATCCTGCTGCAGGGCACGGACATCGCCGACCCGCGGATCGACGTCGACGCGACCCGGGCCCGCATCGGTGTGGTCTTCCAGCAGTTCAACCTGTTCCCGCACATGACCGTGCTCGACAACGTGACGCTGGCCTCGCGGCAGGTGCACGGCGTCGGCAAGGCGCAGGCCGAGGAGACCGCTCGTCGGCTGCTCGACCGGATCGGCCTGGCCGACTTCGCCGATGCGTACCCCGACCGCCTGTCCGGCGGGCAGCAGCAGCGCGTCGCCATCGTCCGGGCGATCGCGTCCGACCCGGAGCTCCTGCTGCTCGACGAGGTCACGAGCGCCCTGGATCCGCAGCTCGTCGGTGAGGTGCTCGACCTGGTCACCGAGCTGAAGCGACAGGGTTCGACGATCCTGATGACGACGCACGAGATGCACTTCGCGCGGAACGTCGCCGACCGGATCGTGTTCCTGCACCGCGGCGAGGTCGTCGAGCAGGGGTCCCCCGCCGACGTCCTCGACCACCCGCAGCACCCGGCGCTCGTCGAGTTCCTCGCCCGCGTGCACGCCTAG